A single genomic interval of Musa acuminata AAA Group cultivar baxijiao chromosome BXJ3-4, Cavendish_Baxijiao_AAA, whole genome shotgun sequence harbors:
- the LOC135635052 gene encoding interactor of constitutive active ROPs 1-like codes for MPRSRASELPQRQPQRAAPLHLKTNSEANSHQRSVDRRAKPEDRRSPRSPLHEKKRGTGVSDVETKLGEAQEELKMLRDRLALAEAAKLDAQRALEMAKKQIPSAIPVVKAEEEENLLLQHDSEGTSEVTQEAKIEEESVDSARTTDVFEVVAPTEPTNVENDDHSKPGEEATVTEKEEEEEAKTAVENEKYGKDQMVDKKEEQQRGGVELPNLLDLVELEDTTEVGIVLEENVFAKTTAESQTVRTADAARAKEEELAEKLRSTEEELKQSREKAELLTEQLQAAVGAKSMLEEEMKRLRVQTEQWRKAAETAAAALAAGDDVGHEEWGPALMDGDAMGEEGAVGKRKGAGVRVFGDLWKKKGQRK; via the exons ATGCCGAGGTCGAG AGCGTCGGAATTGCCGCAGAGGCAGCCGCAGCGAGCGGCGCCTCTTCACCTGAAGACCAACTCTGAGGCCAACAGCCACCAACGCTCAGTCGACCGCCGTGCgaagccggaagatcgccgatccCCTCGTAGTCCCTTGCACGAG AAGAAGCGCGGCACTGGAGTCTCCGACGTGGAGACCAAGCTTGGCGAAGCGCAGGAGGAGCTCAAGATGCTAAGGGACCGGCTGGCTTTGGCCGAAGCCGCGAAGCTCGATGCTCAACGAGCTCTCGAGATGGCCAAGAAGCAGATACCCTCTGCTATCCCAGTAGTGAAagcagaagaagaggagaatcTTCTGCTTCAGCACGACTCCGAAGGGACGTCAGAAGTCACGCAGGAGGCGAAGATTGAAGAGGAGAGCGTCGATTCCGCGCGCACTACTGATGTCTTCGAAGTCGTAGCACCGACCGAGCCCACAAACGTAGAGAACGACGATCACAGCAAGCCCGGAGAAGAAGCGACAGTAaccgagaaagaggaggaggaggaagctaaaACAGCAGTCGAGAACGAGAAATACGGGAAAGATCAAATGGTAGACAAGAAAGAGGAACAACAGCGCGGCGGGGTAGAGCTTCCGAATTTGCTCGACTTGGTTGAACTCGAGGACACGACAGAGGTGGGAATTGTGCTGGAGGAGAACGTGTTCGCTAAGACGACAGCGGAGTCGCAGACCGTGAGAACTGCCGACGCAGCACGAGCCAAGGAAGAGGAGCTCGCAGAGAAGCTGAGATCAACGGAGGAGGAGCTGAAACAGAGCAGGGAGAAAGCGGAGCTGCTGACGGAGCAGCTGCAAGCGGCAGTAGGGGCGAAGTCGATGCTCGAGGAGGAAATGAAGCGGCTGAGGGTGCAGACAGAGCAGTGGCGAAAGGCCGCCGAAACAGCTGCCGCGGCGCTGGCAGCCGGCGACGATGTCGGGCACGAGGAATGGGGTCCGGCGCTGATGGACGGGGATGCGATGGGGGAGGAAGGGGCCGTGGGGAAGCGGAAGGGGGCGGGTGTTCGGGTCTTTGGTGACCTCTGGAAGAAGAAAGGTCAGCGCAAGTAG